One window from the genome of Nicotiana sylvestris chromosome 9, ASM39365v2, whole genome shotgun sequence encodes:
- the LOC138878285 gene encoding uncharacterized protein produces MDSLAYIHVGERLLASDVQALANSFVRLDVSEPSRALACVVSRSSLYDHIRERQYDNPYLLVLKETVQHGDAKEVFIGDARVLRMQGRICILNVDGLRELILEEAHSLRYSIHPVAANMYQDFRQHYW; encoded by the coding sequence ATGgatagccttgcatatattcatgttggtgagagactgcttgcatcagatgttcaggccttagccaattcgtttgtgaggttagatgtttcggagcctagtcgggctCTAGCTTGCGTAGTTTCTCGATCTTCtctatatgatcacatcagagagcgtcaatatgacaacccttatttgcttgtccttaaggaaacagttcagcatggtgatgctaaggaggttTTTATTGGGGATGCTAGGGTGTTGCggatgcaaggtcggatttgtATCCTCAATGTGGATGGGTTACGTGAGTTAATTCTTGAGGaagcccatagtttgcggtattccattcatccggttGCCGCAAATATGTATCAGGACTttaggcagcactattggtag